The following coding sequences lie in one Spinacia oleracea cultivar Varoflay chromosome 1, BTI_SOV_V1, whole genome shotgun sequence genomic window:
- the LOC130466163 gene encoding uncharacterized protein, with protein MSYRGENSTIRNRLGARGGREGGLGGGHGSGHGGGRGGGLGAGSRVTQHTHDTFDDDETQGPDSQELVPDSQEYEESENTGVIWMAPGELWFDHSSISRDITNVIQQYFKSPWTCYTQVDKDTKEHWFTLFKRTYKWLPEFDYLAVHDYHANAFKRVRDMHYQVTKRMSGRKPVWMPDEVHAEMMKFVDVDDEFKKRSERAKKNRRGGSLTNKVEPSHFQGSISTTEAAKKMAKENGGKMPTAGELYLKTHTKEVPGKGKVLCSSKAKQIKEAYEKNVAECREKGINKDPNQIYFETVGGRKKGKVPGLGSGAALYYEPSTRRGGSSSSSYTPSMYSQLSARLEETQQQLSQKSIEFETTKAEMIKAMDDERLQRQREREEERKEREQERLERQRDVAELKRTMESYERMFSQCSGFPFSQSQDPRDPSGGGKPLC; from the exons GGAGGTGGCCTTGGAGCTGGTTCACGGGTCACCCAACACACACATGATACCTTTGATGATGATGAAACTCAAGGTCCAGACTCTCAAGAGTTGGTTCCTGATTCACAAGAATATGAAGAATCTGAGAATACTGGAGTGATTTGGATGGCACCGGGTGAACTTTG GTTTGATCATAGTTCCATTTCCCGGGATATTACTAACGTCATCCAGCAATATTTCAAGAGTCCTTGGACGTGTTACACCCAAGTTGACAAGGATACAAAAGAGCATTGGTTCACCTTGTTCAAG AGAACCTATAAATGGTTGCCTGAGTTTGATTACCTTGCTGTGCATGATTACCATGCAAATGCATTCAAACGAGTCAGGGACATGCATTACCAGGTCACAAAAAGAATGAGTGGGAGGAAGCCAGTTTGGATGCCTGATGAAGTGCATGCAGAAATGATGAAGTTTGTGGATGTTGATGATGAATTCAAGAAAAGATCTGAGCGGGCCAAGAAAAATAGGAGAGGGGGTTCATTGACCAACAAGGTCGAACCCTCACATTTCCAAGGTTCCATTTCAACAACTGAGGCTGCAAAGAAGATG GCAAAGGAAAATGGAGGTAAAATGCCTACAGCCGGTGAATTGTACTTGAAGACGCACACGAAGGAGGTGCCGGGTAAAGGGAAAGTCCTTTGTAGTAGCAAAGCAAAGCAAATCAAG GAAGCATACGAAAAGAATGTTGCTGAATGCCGTGAAAAAGGCATTAATAAAGATCCCAATCAAATCTACTTTGAGACAGTAGGTGGgagaaaaaagggaaaagttCCTGGTCTAGGGAGTGGAGCAGCTCTATATTATGAACCATCTACTAGAAGGGGTGGTAGTTCTTCTAGCTCATACACTCCATCTATGTATTCTCAACTCTCAGCCCGTTTAGAAGAAACTCAACAACAGCTGTCTCAAAAATCCATTGAGTTTGAAACAACAAAAGCTGAGATGATAAAAGCTATGGATGATGAGAGACTCCAGAggcaaagggagagagaagaagagcgAAAGGAGAGAGAACAAGAGCGACTAGAGCGTCAGAGGGACGTCGCCGAGTTGAAAAGGACAATGGAGTCCTATGAGAGGATGTTCAGTCAGTGTTCTGGTTTTCCTTTCTCGCAGTCGCAGGACCCTCGAGATCCCAGTGGCGGCGGGAAACCTTTGTGCTAG